Part of the Thermogemmatispora onikobensis genome, GCGCTGGCTTGATCGGCTTCATCGAGGTGCGCGTGCTCCAGAGCAAGTTGGGCCTGCTGCGCCAAAGCCCAGGCGCTGCCTGTGCGCAGTCCCTGAGAGGTGAAGAGGCGCTGGGCCTCCTCACAGGCAGCCTGCGCCTCGCGATAGTTGGCAAGGGCCTGCCAGATCCGGCTGCACTCCAGCCAGGCCCAGGCGCCTCCTTCCTGGTCGCCACTGCTCCCCAACTCCGTCAGGGCCTGGCGACAGCGGGAAAGGGCTTCGCGGTAGCACCCGGAGCGACGCAGGACTGAGCTTTGTACCAGGGAGGCCCAGCCTTGCCCTTTGGAATTGCCCCCTCGCTCGAAACTCACTAGCGTCTGCTCCGCATAGGCGGCTGCCTGGCGAAGGTTGCCTTCGTCACAGGCCAGCATGGCTAGCTCGTAGAAGGTCCAGGCAGCCTCTTCTTGCTGATTTTGCTCCTGATGCAGCTGCAGGCTGCGCTTCAGGCAGGCTACGGCCTCGGTATAGTTGCCGAGCTGACGGAGAATGGCCCCCAGGCAACATTGAATCTGCCCCTCGCCCGCTTTGTCTTCAAGGCGTACGGCATAAGAGCCGGCGCGACGCAGAATGGCCAGCAGTTGGAGGGCATAACCACGTCCAGACAAGGCCCAGGAGGCCCGTACTGCCGTGCGTACCGCTTCTTCTAGCTCCTCAGCCCCTACAAGGTGCTCAAAGGCGGCAAACCACTCCTCGGGACTGGGATGGGGTAGCCCCAGGTAATAGGCCGCGACTACCCGATGCACGCGGCGACGCTCTTCAGCAGGAAGGTAGGAGAGGGCAAAGTTGCGGACCTGCGGGTGAATGCTGTAGGTCCTTCCATCGAAACTCATAAATGAAGCGTGCACCAGCTCATCACGGGCCGCTCGCCAGTTGGCGGCCAGCTCGGCGGGAATCACCGCGCCAGCTCCGCAAGGCTCGCCCGCCGTCCTTCCCTGCTCTCCCAGCCACTGGGCAGCCAGCAGGGCCGGGGGCGCCGGCGCGGGATCGCACGTTGGTCTGTCTGAACGATGGGGAGCGACCAGCATGGTGATCTGATTGGCGCTGAAGGGCAGACGAAAAGCAGAGAGATAGGAGAGGAGCAGGCGCGCTGCGGGCGAGAGGCGCAGATAGGCCACCTCCAGAGCGGCCCAGATCCCCGCCAGGGGCGTCTCTCGCAGCTCATCACGGATCTCTTCGAGCGAGCGCGTGGCAGCTTCAGGCGTAAAGACCTTGCCGCCGATGGAGTGAGCAGAACCAAAGATGAGCTCGGCTCCCAGCGGATGGCCATCCAGAAGCGTGCAGATCTCGTGCAGAATCTCTTGCTGGACTGGATCGTCCAGGTGAATGCGCTTGTCCAGGCCGCTCTGGGCCGCCAGCTCGCTAAAGAGGCGGAGCAGGTCTTCACGGGTCATCTTGCCGATAGGATACTCGTACCAGCGCCAGGCGGCCCCTTCCTGCAGACCAAGGGTGGCGGGATGGGAGAGCGAGGTCAAGAGCACCACAACCCGCTCGGGCAGCTCGCTGAGGAAGCGCAACCAGAGCTTTGACTCGGTCGGATCAGTCACTTCCTCAAAGCTATCGATGAGCAGCAAGCAGGGCAGTTCGCGATCGGTGCGGGCATGCAAGGCATTAAGCAGATGACGTGCTCGCTGACGCAGATCCGGGATCAGCAGTAAGCGGCTGGCCAGGCCAGGGAAGGCATGAGCCATCTCGACTACAGCCTCGGCGAAGGTTTTCCCTCCCTGCAGCGAAATGCCAATGATGCCCCCGATGCCCGGGAACTTGTCGCGGTTGCGCCGCGCCACCTCGAAAGCCAGGGCGCTTTTGCCGATACCGACCGGACCAGTCAGGACGATCTGACGCAGACGCGAGCGCGGTTGTTGCCCGCGTAGGTTGGGGAGTTCTTCTTCAGCCTGGGCCGCCGCCGTAATGAGCTGCGTCAGCTCACTCAGCTCGCGCTCACGGCCAACGAAGCAGGTGGGAACGGGAAAGTTCGCCAGGAAGAGATCTCGCTCCTCTGTCTCTTCCTCCTGGGCCAGTAGAGGCACCGGGTCCTCACAGCCCGGACTGGCATGCCGATAGAGAACCGGGATGAACCAGCCACTGTGATGCGGGGAAAGCAAAGCATGGCGAGCGCGGGAAAGGGCTTCCTCCAGGGTGCGCCCGCTCGCCAGGGCCTCGTAGAAATGATAGATGAAGACCGGACTGAGGTTGTCCTGGAGCGAGAAGGGCATCGCCACGACCGCCGGGATCTGAGCCGTGACGAGGGCCGTGGCCAGCGAGCTGTCCAGCGCCACCTGCCGCTGACGGGAGCGCTCGCGCTCCAGACGCGCCGTTTCGCAGGCTGCCAACACCACCAGGCGCACATCGCTGGTGACAAGCAGTTCACGCAGCGAGTGCGTATCGATGTAGCAGCGCTTCCCCTGCTCATCGCAGAAGCAGAGATAGGTTTGGGCACTGACGCGCGCCAGCGAGGCACCGCAGGCTTGACAGCGCCGCTCGTCAGGCTCATTGAAGGCCCCACATTCCTCGCGTGGACAGACCCGCCCATAGTCTCCGTGACCATCAAAGTGGACCACGTAGCAGGGAGTTTGCACCTCGCTGTCGTCCAGGACGCCAGCACCGCCATAGGCATTGAGATAACGCACCAGCTCGCTAAAGGTGCACGGCTCCAGACGATTAAGAACCAATTGGCCGCTCTCCACGAGACGCTCCAGACCACGACGCAAGGCCTCGTAGCTGCGCTCGGTCTCCAGCGGCTCCCCGTCAATAGGAGCCGCTCCAATGTAAAGGACACGCAAAGGTGGATGCACAGGGAGTTCACAACCTCCTGGCCCATCGGGACGCAGGAGGATGCGGGTCAGGGTAAAGACGCCTGTGGCCACCAGGAAATAGTCCCCGTTGTGCAGTAGCTCCCAGGGATAGGGAATGAACTCATCACAGCCGGGGGCAAAGCTAAGGGTGAGCGCTACCGTGCCACGACGACGGAGGGTGCGCTGAATCACGCTCTGTAGCAGGCCACCCACGGATTCAGCCCGCTCACGAACACCAGCGGGGAGAGCGCTCGCCCGTCCTGACCTGCCAGGCTGCTTGCCACAGAGGGCCGCAAAGAGCCGCTCGCCGATTTCGCGTTGCCCCTGCCCATCAATCCCCTGGCGATCGAGGCGCTTACGTAGCATGGTAAGGGAGCGTGAAGTAAACGGGGGAACGAAGTCGCCGCTGACACTCTTCCCAGACCAGCTGTCTCGGACCTCCACGGAAAAGCCGCCCTCAGCGCGGGTGCGAAAGAGTATGTTTAGTGTCTCACCCATCTGTGCGGTCACTCTTCTCTTCCAGAATGGCAGCGCGCTTTACTACGCGGACTTTTTAGAGAAGGACTTGAGCCATTATAAAAGTACTCGCTTCAATCTTAAAGTATAGCACCAGAAAGCAGCATAAGAAAGACGAGGTCGATGGCGCCAGGCCCCACCAGGGATCTCCTGTAGAAGGAGCAAGCCCGTGCCCAGCAAGGATCAGGGCAGTTGAGACCACCTGTCCCCCCCACCTATGCTCTTTCAGGCCCCTTACCAGGGACAGATCGGGGACAGTCCAGCCCCCGCTTTCACTCCATTCCGCCCCTGCCTCAACAGCCCTGCTCAGAGAGCCAGGACCAGCGCGGCGGGTCGCTCGCACCTCGCCAGAGGTTGGAACAGCCGGCAACCCAGGCCCGGCGCCTACCACACCACATGGCTACTCGCCCCAGAGGAGTTCAATCTTGCCGAAACGCACTACATCACCTACCTGGACGCCCGCTTCTTCTAAAGCACGAGTTACCCCCATCTTCTCTAGAGTCACTTGCAGACGATCCATGCTTTCTTTGCTATCGAGGCGCGTCATGCTAACAACTCGTTCGACCCGCTTGCCTCGTACCACGAAGACCCCGTCCTCCTTACTAATGGTAAAGGCATCTTCAGGGAGCGGGCGCAAGACAGGACCCTGCACGGGAAGCTCCACAGCCAGCGTCTGCTGCTGCTGCTCCTCGCGCTTGATCTCCTCCAGGCGTCGCGCCACAGCTTGCATCAGCTCGGTCGTTCCCTGATGGGCCGCTGCCGAAATGGCAAAGGCAGGATAGCCGGCATCTTCCAGTCGCTTCTTGAGGGCCGGCCAGCGCTCCCGCGCCTGGGGCAGATCCATTTTGTTGAGCACCACGATCTGCGGGCGGCGTGCCAGCTGGCGATCGTAGCTCTCCAGCTCGCGGTTAATAGCCAGGAAGTTCTCCCAGGGATCGTTTTCGACTGCACCATCAAGCAGATGGATGAGGAGGCGCGTACGCTGGATATGGCGCAAGAACTCCAGTCCCAGGCCCGCCCCCTGGGCCGCTCCCTCGATCAGGCCCGGGATATCGGCCAGCACAAAGCTCTGCAGGTCGGCACTGCCGGCCTGACCCAGCTGGACCACGCCTAGATTCGGCGTTAGCGTGGTAAAGGGATAATCGGCGATTTTGGGCCGGGCCGCCGTCACGACCGAAAGCAGCGTCGATTTGCCCGCATTTGGATAACCAACCAGCCCGACATCGGCAATCAGTCGCAGCTCCAGCACGAGCCAGCGCTCCTCACCCGGCTCGCCGTTCTGGGCCTCGCGCGGCGCCTGATTTGTCGGGGTAGCAAAATGAACGTTGCCCAGGCCGCCACGCCCGCCACGCGCCACCACCACCCGCTGCCCATCCTCTACCAGGTCTGCCAACAGCTCTCTGGTCTCGGCATCCCTGACCAGGGTGCCACGGGGCACAATCAGCTCGATATCTTCGCCGCTGGCACCGTGCATACGCTGCCGCCTGCCAGGTTGCCCGTTACCAGCTTTGAAATGCTGATGATAACGATATTCAATTAAGGTATTGACCGCCGCGCTGGCCCGCAGATAGACGCTCCCTCCCCGCCCACCATCGCCTCCGTCTGGCCCCCCACGCGGCACATACTTCTCACGGCGAAAATGGATCGCTCCGCTGCCCCCATCCCCAGCTTTGACAAAGATCTTGACTTGATCGTAGAACATAGATCTCATCCTGCAACAGCACAGGCATTGCCTTGCTTGCCTTCGCCTTGGGTTATAACGCAGTGCTATACTATAGCACAAAGCGCATTGCAGGAAAAGGGGGACCAGGCCGGCCCCCTGTCTGTTCAATCCGTCACTCCCCCACAAACAAGCCAGCGCCAGACTCGCGGTCGCCCTTCGAGTCTGGCGCTGCTTGCTGCTATCTCTCAGAAGATTCACGGCGTCAGGGCCGCCCCTGTACCGCCTGAGAGTCAGGCCATGCCGTCCTCACTCATCAGCGGAGTATCGACCAGATGCTGTGAGATAAACCAAACATGCATCTCATGCATACGAAGAATATCGGACATCAACATATCGTTGGTGCCATAATCTTTCAGCTGCTCCGTCAGCTCGATCCCCTGGCGCAGGCCCTGAATCACCGTGCGATGGGCCTCCAGCAGGCGGGCCAGCATGGAGGGAACGCTCTCGGCCCCACTGGGTGGGCGCTCAATTCGTGTGCGCTCGACGACCTCGAAAGGCATGCCGAGGGCCACGCCTCCCAGCATCTGGATACGCTCCCCGATCAGGTCAACGGTCTGCAGGATCTCCTCAGCATGCTTATCGAAGAGCAGATGAAGCTGATAGAAAGTAGGACCGGCCACCTGCCAGTGATGTTTCTTGTAGAGATGATAGAGCGTGATAGTATCGGCCAGCAGCTGATTGAGCATGTTAATGCTCTGCTTGCGTGCCTCCTCGGGCAGCTCAATCGGGAGCTGGCGCACCTGTTGGGGCGTCTGTATCTCGTACATGCGCTGCTTCAGGCGTGGCTGACCCTCAAACGCAGTCTTGCCAGTAGTATGCGTGCGCGTCGTCATATGCCCAACCTTTCCTTTCCTGATCCTCAAGCTCAGGCGTTCGCTCACAACGTCAGTAATTACTCTCCAGAGAGGATACGCGCCAGCAGCCTACCTGGTTTCAGCTCTTCGCTGCCAGCAGCACGGTCCCCCTGAAAGCAAGACGCCCGCCGTCAGGGGAGCAGGTATGGAAGGGAGTCAGCTGGCTGGCTGCTGTCCCGCCCTGCAGAGATTGCTTTCCCCTGAATGGCGGACGGACGTGGCGGTCTGCGACCTCGGCCTGGAGCTATAGGGAGTGTTCTTCTCTTCTCGCTCAGTCAAGGGCCGCTACCGGGACCGCTTCGCGACTGCCAGCTCGCTCAGGATAGAGGATCAGGCGGGCGCCGCGCTGGAAAGTGAGGTAGGCCCAGGCCCATTGGAAGAGGACCAGAACGCGGTTGCGGAAGCCGATCAGGTAGAAAATGTGGACGGTCAGCCACAATATCCAGGCCAGGAAGCCTGTCAGGCGCAACCGACCGATCTGCAGCAGGCCCCAGGCCCGTCCCACGGTGGCCAGGTTTCCCTTGTTGACATAGTGGAAAGGCGCCGGCTCTCGACCGGCCAGGCGCTGGAGAATGGCCCGCGCTACGTAGCGGCCCTCCTGCATGGCAACCGGCGCGAGACCGGGCAGAGGCTGCCCCTTCTCTTCGAGATGAGCCGTATCGCCAATGACAAAGATCTCGGGATGGCCCGGCACGCTGAGATCGGGATTCACCTTGACGCGCCCGGCTCGATCAACCTCGGCCTGGAGCCAACGCCCCGCTGGAGAGGCTTCCACACCAGCCGTCCAAATGATTGTCTTGGCCGGTAGATACTCCCCCCCGATCACAACGCCGTTCTCGTCGACAGCCTCCACCGGCGCGGAGGTGCGCACTTCGACGCCCAAACGGTTGAGAGCGCGGCGGGCCTTCTCGGCCAGCTCCGGCGGGAAGGAGAGCAGGATACGCGGAGCCGCCTCGACCAGGATGATGCGCGCCGAGTGGGGATTGATAGTGCGAAAGTCAGAAGCCAGAGCTTTATGGGCCAGCTCGGCAATGGCTCCCGCCATTTCAACGCCTGTAGGGCCTGCCCCTACCAGCACAAAGGTCAACAGGGCCCGTTGTCGATCGGGATCGCTTTCCATCTCGGCGGCCTCAAAGGCAAGCAGAATCTGGCGACGCAGGCGTGTGGCATCCTCCAGCGTCTTCAAGCCGGGAGCGTAGCGGGCCCACTCTCGATGGCCAAAGTAGTTCTGACCCGCCCCCGTCGCGATGATGAGATAATCGTAGGGAACGCTGCGCTCTCCTCGCTCGTCCAGGAGCACCCGCTTCCCCACCGTGTCAACACCAGTTACCTCGGCCAGCAGCACGCGGGTATTTTTGTTGCGCCTGAGCACATGCCTGATGGGAGCACTGATGTCAGCAGGCGAGAGGGCGGCTGTGGCAACCTGATAGAGCAACGGCTGAAAGAGATGATGGTTCGTGCGATCTATGACGGTAACTCTGACAGGAGCTTTTCCCAAGGCCCGCGCCGCCTGCAGTCCACCAAAGCCTCCCCCGACAATGACGACGTGCGGGAGATGCTCCTGCCCTCTATGAGAACCTCGCCAGTCTTCCCCTGTCAGGGCAGCAGGGTATTCCGGCTGGATAGGATCGTTCGTTCGTTTCGGCATGGCAGTTTTCCCTTTTCTCCCGAGGGAGAACAAAACGACGATGACAAGCTCTACGCTCCATCGTCGCTCTCTGACACGGTCTGATATCTACCCAGGGCAGACTCGCTTGCCCTGCTCTCGCGTAACCTCTCATCAGCAGCAGAGGACCTCGTTGCCTCTCCCTAAAAAAGAAAACACACTGATTCCCTGCCTGCATTCCAACCAGGACCTCCACAAGACAAGCCCCAGGCAGATGAGAGATGAGCGGCCCACCCGCCCCGCCAGGCCGGACTTTGTGAGCGACTGCGCGGCACTTAGAGGCGGCGTCTCCAGACTGTGGCCAGCGCCAGCGGCTCCGGCCAGATGAGGGAGCGGCGCCCTTCGTCCTGTTGGTGCGGAGCGAATTCAAAAGGCATGGGCAGCTCCGGCAGATGGGTGCCCGGCACAGCGCTGAGCTGGAGCGCCAGCTGTTCAAATTGGCCATAGGAGAGCGGTGTGACACCACTCCAGAGCTTCTGGCCTAGCACACGCACCGCCGGCTCGATCCGGTCGTCAAGCTGGGCATCGCTGACCACGTTGAGCTTGTCATTCCAGAGGGCAAACATGGCCCCTAACAGATGCGGGTCATCTGGCGCCAGGTTCAAATGGGGATTGGACAGATCAAAGATGAAGGGCTGCCAGCGCGTGTAGAGCGTTTTGGTGTCCAGATAGTCGTGATAGTAGCCGGCGCGCGGCACGATGTAGAGCAGATTGTCATTCATGTTGATCACCTGAAAGCCCTCACGCACCATCTGCACCGGATTGGCCCAGCGATTGTTCCAGACGTCCAGGACAATATTGCGAGCAATCGCTACGCGGCTTTTCATGAGCGAGAGACTGCCCCACATGCGCACCGTTTTGCCCTTGCTACTGATAAAGGCCGCCAGACGGTTGACGAAAGAGCGATAGCGATCGGCATCATTGAGCGCATACTCATCAGCTCCGATATGCACCTGGCTGCTGGAGAACCAGGGGAGGAACTCACTCCAGAGATCCTCGACGAAGCGCATAGTAGCAGGATTGGCAAGATTGAGAAATTCTTTAGAAGCGTGGGGACTGGCCAGATCGGGACGGTATTGGGTCAGGGCCAGATCGTGAGCCGGGGTATCAATTTCGGGAATAATGGTAACAGCATGCGCCTGGGCCAGCGCCTGCAAGGAGGCCATGTCTGTCCAGCTATAGGCCCCATCACGCGCTGCCAGGCCGGGAAAGCGCGCGCTCTGGAGTCGGAAGGCCGCATACTGTCGTCGCCAGTCAGTTCGCTCACCAGCACCTGGGGCGTTGTCATTGAGGTGAAGCTGGAATTCGTTCATCTTAAACCACGAGAGGAGTCGCACATAGTCCTCTAGCAAGGCAGGAGAAAAGTAGCGCCGTCCCACGTCCAGCATGAAACCCCGTACGGGGTAACGGGGATAATCACGC contains:
- a CDS encoding tetratricopeptide repeat protein — protein: MGETLNILFRTRAEGGFSVEVRDSWSGKSVSGDFVPPFTSRSLTMLRKRLDRQGIDGQGQREIGERLFAALCGKQPGRSGRASALPAGVRERAESVGGLLQSVIQRTLRRRGTVALTLSFAPGCDEFIPYPWELLHNGDYFLVATGVFTLTRILLRPDGPGGCELPVHPPLRVLYIGAAPIDGEPLETERSYEALRRGLERLVESGQLVLNRLEPCTFSELVRYLNAYGGAGVLDDSEVQTPCYVVHFDGHGDYGRVCPREECGAFNEPDERRCQACGASLARVSAQTYLCFCDEQGKRCYIDTHSLRELLVTSDVRLVVLAACETARLERERSRQRQVALDSSLATALVTAQIPAVVAMPFSLQDNLSPVFIYHFYEALASGRTLEEALSRARHALLSPHHSGWFIPVLYRHASPGCEDPVPLLAQEEETEERDLFLANFPVPTCFVGRERELSELTQLITAAAQAEEELPNLRGQQPRSRLRQIVLTGPVGIGKSALAFEVARRNRDKFPGIGGIIGISLQGGKTFAEAVVEMAHAFPGLASRLLLIPDLRQRARHLLNALHARTDRELPCLLLIDSFEEVTDPTESKLWLRFLSELPERVVVLLTSLSHPATLGLQEGAAWRWYEYPIGKMTREDLLRLFSELAAQSGLDKRIHLDDPVQQEILHEICTLLDGHPLGAELIFGSAHSIGGKVFTPEAATRSLEEIRDELRETPLAGIWAALEVAYLRLSPAARLLLSYLSAFRLPFSANQITMLVAPHRSDRPTCDPAPAPPALLAAQWLGEQGRTAGEPCGAGAVIPAELAANWRAARDELVHASFMSFDGRTYSIHPQVRNFALSYLPAEERRRVHRVVAAYYLGLPHPSPEEWFAAFEHLVGAEELEEAVRTAVRASWALSGRGYALQLLAILRRAGSYAVRLEDKAGEGQIQCCLGAILRQLGNYTEAVACLKRSLQLHQEQNQQEEAAWTFYELAMLACDEGNLRQAAAYAEQTLVSFERGGNSKGQGWASLVQSSVLRRSGCYREALSRCRQALTELGSSGDQEGGAWAWLECSRIWQALANYREAQAACEEAQRLFTSQGLRTGSAWALAQQAQLALEHAHLDEADQASALALEIFQEQSMRPGEGLALRLRGEVRRALGDWGAARSFYEKALTIFTSLGNRVDQAQALTALGSLVLAEGALHEAGEYFEQALSLAREQEARPLTVQALRGLGDTARLLRAFSEARTYYEEALALATELGTPLEISAIHEGLGDLASAQDQRALAQKHWTQALLLDQRLGHPARRALQQRLESLLSEEGEQADALAGTTTALMALEEQADPTSEAS
- the obgE gene encoding GTPase ObgE, producing the protein MFYDQVKIFVKAGDGGSGAIHFRREKYVPRGGPDGGDGGRGGSVYLRASAAVNTLIEYRYHQHFKAGNGQPGRRQRMHGASGEDIELIVPRGTLVRDAETRELLADLVEDGQRVVVARGGRGGLGNVHFATPTNQAPREAQNGEPGEERWLVLELRLIADVGLVGYPNAGKSTLLSVVTAARPKIADYPFTTLTPNLGVVQLGQAGSADLQSFVLADIPGLIEGAAQGAGLGLEFLRHIQRTRLLIHLLDGAVENDPWENFLAINRELESYDRQLARRPQIVVLNKMDLPQARERWPALKKRLEDAGYPAFAISAAAHQGTTELMQAVARRLEEIKREEQQQQTLAVELPVQGPVLRPLPEDAFTISKEDGVFVVRGKRVERVVSMTRLDSKESMDRLQVTLEKMGVTRALEEAGVQVGDVVRFGKIELLWGE
- a CDS encoding Dps family protein, which gives rise to MTTRTHTTGKTAFEGQPRLKQRMYEIQTPQQVRQLPIELPEEARKQSINMLNQLLADTITLYHLYKKHHWQVAGPTFYQLHLLFDKHAEEILQTVDLIGERIQMLGGVALGMPFEVVERTRIERPPSGAESVPSMLARLLEAHRTVIQGLRQGIELTEQLKDYGTNDMLMSDILRMHEMHVWFISQHLVDTPLMSEDGMA
- a CDS encoding NAD(P)/FAD-dependent oxidoreductase, coding for MPKRTNDPIQPEYPAALTGEDWRGSHRGQEHLPHVVIVGGGFGGLQAARALGKAPVRVTVIDRTNHHLFQPLLYQVATAALSPADISAPIRHVLRRNKNTRVLLAEVTGVDTVGKRVLLDERGERSVPYDYLIIATGAGQNYFGHREWARYAPGLKTLEDATRLRRQILLAFEAAEMESDPDRQRALLTFVLVGAGPTGVEMAGAIAELAHKALASDFRTINPHSARIILVEAAPRILLSFPPELAEKARRALNRLGVEVRTSAPVEAVDENGVVIGGEYLPAKTIIWTAGVEASPAGRWLQAEVDRAGRVKVNPDLSVPGHPEIFVIGDTAHLEEKGQPLPGLAPVAMQEGRYVARAILQRLAGREPAPFHYVNKGNLATVGRAWGLLQIGRLRLTGFLAWILWLTVHIFYLIGFRNRVLVLFQWAWAYLTFQRGARLILYPERAGSREAVPVAALD
- a CDS encoding family 20 glycosylhydrolase, with amino-acid sequence MILPQLAFFKKGWPPVHWRLTWRLTGALLLALLGLFLVGARLVIFLASLPTSVNPPPLVIPTLREWHGGLGTFTLTSGARIVLDPSSASRLRATAAVFQQDLQAVSGLRLPIITQEAPGSGDLLLTLKNDDARIGSEGYVLLIADSLTISAHTETGVFYGTRTVLQMLMQDPVKSQLARGLARDYPRYPVRGFMLDVGRRYFSPALLEDYVRLLSWFKMNEFQLHLNDNAPGAGERTDWRRQYAAFRLQSARFPGLAARDGAYSWTDMASLQALAQAHAVTIIPEIDTPAHDLALTQYRPDLASPHASKEFLNLANPATMRFVEDLWSEFLPWFSSSQVHIGADEYALNDADRYRSFVNRLAAFISSKGKTVRMWGSLSLMKSRVAIARNIVLDVWNNRWANPVQMVREGFQVINMNDNLLYIVPRAGYYHDYLDTKTLYTRWQPFIFDLSNPHLNLAPDDPHLLGAMFALWNDKLNVVSDAQLDDRIEPAVRVLGQKLWSGVTPLSYGQFEQLALQLSAVPGTHLPELPMPFEFAPHQQDEGRRSLIWPEPLALATVWRRRL